A window of Ciconia boyciana chromosome 9, ASM3463844v1, whole genome shotgun sequence genomic DNA:
CGTCCCGGCAcggctgggctgggcatcgAGGGATGGTCGCGACACCGGTGATGGGCGACGCCAGGAAGGCGCCCACCTCCCGGCGTGTGTTGGCTCTTGCTGGGGACGAAGTCGGCTCCGAAGGTCGCCAGGGCATTAAGCATTAACTGCACCGGGGCTACAGCTCGTTCTGCATCGCCTTGGGTGGGGCTGGCCCCCCAGCTTTGCCACCGGCACAGGCCCCCTTCTCCCCATGGCAGAGCAGCTCCCGCAAGGCAGCCGGGCCCTGCCGGTGCGCCCCATAGATCTGCGCCTCTCCCCGCTCGCCCACGTAGCTGTGGCACATCTTGGACAGCCTGCAAGGAGCCAGAGAGGGTCATGCCGTGTCCCCCTGCCATCGTGGCAAAGTGGTGCCTGGCACTCCCCATTGCTGACCCCCCTGACTTACCTGCCCGGCCAAGGCCCCCCCATCACCATCACGCTCATGGGCTCCTGTCTcggcagccctggccctgccagcCGCTTCTCCCCATCCAGCTCCTGCACCCCGTAgctgtggggagaggcaggggttGGGGACTCCCCAgtccttggggacacccccatCCCTGGAGACGCCTCACTcacctctcccagccctgcgagcagctcctctccagcacctccatgtaGTCGGGCTCACTCAGCGCCTTCCTGCCCACCTTCCCTTCTGCCCTGTACAGCTGCTCCTCAATCTGGGGTGAAAAAGGGCAGAAACTGGCCCGTGAGGGTGGCAGCCTTCCCATGACCCTGCTCCCAAGCAGGGGACGGGTCTGCACCCCTTCCTTGCGGCTCCGGCAGCTGAAGCACTTTTGCACGGGGTGGTGGGTCCATGAGTAGCTGCAAGGGGGCTCGCTGGCCCCAAAGGGCCTTTTTGGGGTGCCAGCAGGGGGCAGCCATCAGCAGGGTGCCCCAGGGGAgccagcagcatctccccaggCTGGAGCATCCCTGCGAGGGCTCTCACCGCTCACCCTGGTTTCAGGGTGCCATCTCCCCGATCCCCACCTGGAAGGCGATGGCATGGCAGGCGTCGCAGCGGAGGGATTCGGGCATGTGGGGCGAGAGCCGCTCctcagggctgagctggggcgCAGGGACAGAGCGggctggggcggcgggggggcccccGCACATCTCCTCAGCCCCCGTCcctgccagcaggctgagggccAGCCACACTGCCAGCGCCGGCTGCATCCTGCCACGATGCCGAAAGTGCTGGGGCGGAGGCACGGGGTGGCTATAAACCCCCCGGGGCTAGCAAGTGGGCGCTGATGCGCAGCCGACACACCTGCATCCGGCTGACGTGGCCCCATCCATCCCCGGGGCATCAGGACAGGGGGTGTGTGAGAGTGCGTGGGGTGTCCCCAACcgactgtgtgtgtgtgggggtgtccCCAAATCTCCGGGAGGTTTTTGGTGTAATTCAGTCCTGTAACACCTGACCCCTCCTCCTCGACCGAAATCCTCCCTGGGTCGGCGTGGAccctcctgggctggggctgggttgGGGGCAGGGGTTTGGGGCTCAGGGCTGGGGTTgagggctgggttttggggttcagGACTGGTGTTcagggctggggtttggggttcaAGGGCTGGGGTTCAGGGATCACCGTTGACTGCAgagtcccctcctgcccccgggGACCAGGGATTCATCCAGTGGGTGCTccaggacagacagacggacTGCAGGGTCCAAGTGCCTCAGCTCCCCGACAGGGCTGCGGGAGCCCCTCGCACCCACCCCTTTACAGACTATACAAACACGGGATGAATATGCAGGATTGAATGCTGtctcagcatttttattactattttaggGAGTCCGTGCCGCAGTCGTGGCTGTGgggggctggtggtggccaGGCCATTGTTCCCCTGTGCCGACCAGCCTGGGTTGCCCTCGGGATGGAACTGGCAGTGTGGGGGAAAGCGGGGCCCATGCATCTGGTCCCTTTGCCAGCCAGGGCCCATGACTTCAAGCTCCTCCGGGGCTGCCAGGTGCTCACATTggaaaaaataccctttttctCCCCGTTCCCATGAGGAGATGGTGAGGTCCAGCCAGTGCCCATTACCCCTCGGGGCTTCACCAGATCAGCTGCGGGCAGGGGGTCTCTCCCGTGTCGGGGGGGTGATGCTGACTGTGGGGTTAATGCCTGGTTGCTTGGGAAGGGACACGCCACACGGGTCCGTTCCCGGCTGAGATCCATCACATCTGGAGCGGCAGTCTCTTCTCGGGCCCGGCAGGGCTGGCGCAGGCAGGGGGCTGGCCAGGGCTGGGTCCGGGGCTGGCCTGCATCCCTGTGGGGATGTAGTACAGGCTCTCCAGGTACCCGCAGTCAGGACCCCCCGCAGCAGGCGGCCCCTCACCCTTGGGAGCAGGGCTGAAGGTCCCGGGGAAGCCGGGGTTTTCAGC
This region includes:
- the MZB1 gene encoding marginal zone B- and B1-cell-specific protein, with the protein product MQPALAVWLALSLLAGTGAEEMCGGPPAAPARSVPAPQLSPEERLSPHMPESLRCDACHAIAFQIEEQLYRAEGKVGRKALSEPDYMEVLERSCSQGWESYGVQELDGEKRLAGPGLPRQEPMSVMVMGGPWPGRLSKMCHSYVGERGEAQIYGAHRQGPAALRELLCHGEKGACAGGKAGGPAPPKAMQNEL